TGGCAAGGGGTCATCAACGACCGGCGACGCCGGAACTCCGAGCCGCTCATCGAGGATGCCGGCGAGAAGGTCCACACCTGGCCCTACCTGATGCGGATCGAGTTCATCGCGCTGATCATCGTGATGCTCATCCTGACCGTCTGGTCGGTGACGATCAACGCGCCTCTGGAGGAACCTGCCGACCCGTCGAAGACGCCCAACCCGTCGAAGGCTCCGTGGTACTTCCTCGGGCTGCAGGAGATGCTCGTCTATTTCGACCCGTGGTTCGCCGGGGTGGTGCTGCCCGCCATCATCATCATGGGCTTGATCGTCATTCCGTACGTCGACAGCAACGAGAACGGTTCCGGGTACTACACGGTTCGCGAACGCCCGTTCGCCCTTGCGGTGTTCTTCTTGGGCTTCTTCGTCCTTTGGTGCGCCCAGATTTTCATCGGAACCTTCCTGCGCGGGCCCGGATGGAACTTCTTCTCGCCGGTCGAGACGTGGGACGCCCACAAGATCGTCTTCGCGAACAACGTCGATTTCTCGAACGTCGTGGGTGAAGGGCTGTCGCGCCTGATGGTGGCAGTCGGGATCGCCGATACGACGCGCCTCCAAGTGAAGGCGGCGTTCGACTCCAAGGCTGCCATCGGCGTGCTGTTCGGCGGAGCCCTGGTGCTGGGCTGGCTCGGGCTGGGCCCGATGAGCTATCTCGTCGGGTCGCGCGTCCTCCGTCGTCGCGAACTGGTCGATCCTGAGACGCAACGACTCCGCCCGGACTCCGAGCTGAAGACGCTCGACGCCATTGTTGGAACCGATCCTCAGCGCCCGGGTCCGCTGGGGCGGCTGCTCGACCTCTTCCTGTGGACGTTCGCCCTGCCGTGGCGCATCGTCTTCGCGCTGTTGCGCATCCCGTCGGCGGGTGTGGTGGGTCTGATCGTCGCCATCGTGGGGTCGGTTGGGCTCTTCTTCGCCGGCGCTCCGGGCGGGGCTGTGACGCCCGTCGCAGCCGTGCTGTTCGCCCTGTGGCTGCGCAAGCGCGAGAACTGGACGCGGCTTCACGACGCAGTGCTGACGAAGGCTCCGGAACGAGTCGTCCAGACAATCGCCCGCCTCGGGCTCCTGAGATACGCCATCGTCTCTGGCTTGTTCCTCATCATGATCGGCGTGCCGATCAAGATGCTGCTGCGGTGGACGCTCGCCGTGAAGTACATCTGGGTCGTGCCAGGCGTGTTCAACATCTAGCCGTACCCTGCCCACAGAGGACGCGCGACCGATCGGTCCGAGTCCTCCGACCGTCCAGACATCGCCAACCCATCGACGGTTCGAGTGCGCGCTCTCGAAAAGCCGGGATACGTGCGTCGAGTCGTTTGTCGCGCCCTGACGGCAATGCTAGGATGGGAACCGGAGGCGCGGTTTCCTGACTTGCGCAGAACTCAGGAGGGACTGAGATGCGAGCTCTGTCTCTTGGAGTGTGTGTGATGGTCGCCGTCGCCGTGGCGTTCACGGCAAGCGCCGACGTGAAGTACCTCGGCGTCGATAAGAAGACCCAGGGCGACTGGAAGGGCAAGTACGGCAAGGACGGCGCGATCATCTTCGATGCCGGAGGCGTCAACGGCGTCAACAATCCCGGCAAGAAATCCGACCAGTTCAGGAAGGGCGTGCTGGAGGCGTACGACGAAGGCAACAGCAACCGGTGGAACTGGGCGACCGACGCCGGGAACGACAAGCGGGGACTGACCTATGTCGCCGATGACGGCAGGCGCATCGGCGCGTGCGCTTGGGGAACCGGCACGCACACGTTCTCCCTGTCCGTCGCATCGAAGGACTACCAGGTCGCCGTTTACTGCGTCGATTGGGACAGCTCGGTGCGAATCGAAGACATCGTCGGTTACCAGGACGCGGTTCCGGCGAAAGCTGATCTGACCGTGCAGAACCCGGAGTTCAACGCGGGGATGTGGCTCCTCTGGCACGTGACCGGGACGATCCCCTTCAAGCTGAACGTGACGCACAAGGGCGGAGCCAACTGGGTCATCTCCGGGATCATGGTCGATGCGCAGCTCGCCGTCGACCCAGCGGGCAAGGCGTCGACAACGTGGAGTGCGCTCAGGTCCACGGGCGGTCGGTGATGCGCTCGGTCGCGTCCTTCGCGCTGCGCGACCAGTAGCCATACGTAGTGTGTATGTGTCATCAAGCCCTTGGGATCCGTGCGGACTCAGGCTACGCATTGATGGTTGCCATACGTAGTGCGTATGTGTCATCGAGCTCCGCAGACCAAGGGATCGCCGTCCTGCGTCGTGGCGCGCGAGGACCGCGGCGCGCCTAGGAAGGAGTCGAGATGCGAACGAACCTGCTCGTAGCCCTCGGGTGTGCCCTGATCCTGTCTGGGTGCGCGGGCGTTACGATGATCGACAGCATGCCGTCCGGAGCCGACGTATATGTCGACGGGGTCCGCGTTGGGCAGACGCCCGTTCGATATGAAGACATGGCGGTGTCGCTCACGTCGCATTCGGTGCGCATCGCCAAGGATGGGTACAAGCCCGTAAGTGAGCAGTTCGCTCGACAGGGCCGCGCCAACATGAGCGCGATTGTCGGCGGCATCTTCATCTGGCCCGTGTGGCTGTGGGCGCTGGACTATCCCGCCTCGCTCACTTACGAGCTCCAGCCCGAGTCAGGCTCCGGCACTCCGATGCCCGACCGGGAGTAGCCACGAACATCAGACCTGTGCCCCTCTCGCATGCCAGCGCGGGAGGGGCTTCCGTCGCAGCACGACGTGATCTCAAGAGGTACGCCGGTGAGGCACGTACTTCGACCCGAAGGCGCAACGCCACAGCGCCTGCAAGACGCCATCGCGCTCAACCATATCGTGTGGATGACCGGCGAAGAGAACGCCGAGGTGCATTCGTTGCCCGGCGTCACATGGACGGCGACGGGAGGACCCAAGCCCGGCGGCAGCATCCTCTTCCCGGACCTGTCGGACGCCGACGCCCCGCAGGCGTTCGACCGTATCGTCGCATTCTACAGAGCGCGCGGGTCGCAGGACCTGATCGGCTTCTGGTCGCTCGACCCGCCGAAGCCTGTTCACACACAGGCGTACCTGCTGGCGCGGGGGTTCCAGTTGGGCTGGCAACCGCACTGGATGTCGCTCGACCTTTCGCGCTTCGATGAGAGCTTCACGGCTCCGATAGGTGTTCGCATCGAGAGTGTGACAACGGAGGACTGGGGCAACGACAACATCCCGTATTACAGCCGACGCACATCCCGACGGTTGCTCACGAAGGGCGAGCACGCCTTGCAGCTTGGGGCGTGGCTGGACGGCGAGCCCGTCGGGAACACGGTGGTTCTGTGTACCGAAGGCGATCGGGGCGTCGCGGGCATCTACGACTGTGGCGTCGCAGAAGCCGCGCGGAACCGAGGCATCGGGAAAGCTCTCGTCGTCCGGGCGTGCCAGTGGGTGCGCGATCGGGGCTATGCCTTCGCGACGCTCAACGCAACAGCGGACGGAGAGCGCATCTACCGGCGCGTTGGATTCGAGTCGATCGGGTTCGGCTGCACGTGGTGGCTCAACGTGCCTCGGCTGAGCGCAAACCCGCCGTCAAGGGCCGTCGTGGCGTTTGGGCAAGCCGTCGGGTGTGGGAATGTCGATGCGCTGACGTCGCTTCGTCCGAGCATCGACAACGCGCTCCTAGACGCGCCTCTAGCGAGCGGCATGACGCCTCTCGACGTGGCTATCGCCTGCGGCAAGCCAGAGTCGGCTGAATGGCTTGTCAGCCACGGGGCAACACTCGACATCGTGTCGGCGTGGGACCTGGGATGGAAGGATCGTGTCGGCGAGCTCCTTCGTCGTTCGCCGGACCTCCTGAACCGCCGCGCGGGACAGTGGGGTGCGACGCCGCTGCATATCGCCGTCGAGCGTGACGACGCCGAGCTCGCTCGGCTCGTGTTGGCTGCCGGCGCCGATACGACGATCCAGGACATCGCCTTCCGTAGTACGCCGATGGGATGGGCGCGGCACCTCGGTCGGGGCGACATGGTCCGACTGCTCGAAGAGTCAGCGTGAGGACGCGCCATGGGTGACGTTAGGCGGATCTGCCTCTGGTCGGGTCCACGGAACGTCTCGACGGCGGTGCTCTATGCGTTCGCTCAGCGCCCCGACACGCGCGCGCTCGATGAGCCGCTCTACGCTCACTACCTTCGCGTTTCGGATGCTGACCATCCAGGCAAGGCGGATGTCCTCGCCTCGATGGAGAACGACGGCGAGCGCGTCGTCCGCGACGTGATCCTGGGACCCTGCGACGTGCCGGTTCTCTTCATGAAGCAGATGGCGCACCACCTGGTCGAGATCGATCGCTCGTTCATGCGGCACACGGTCAACGTGATCCTGACTCGCGATCCGGCGGAGGTCGTGACGTCGCTCGCGAGGGTTCTCGACGACCCGACGTTGCGTGACACGGGGTTCCGCATGCAGTACGAGCTCATCGACCAGCTTCGTGGCTTGGGTCAGGAGCCGCCGGTCCTGGACGCCCGCGAGTTGCTGCTGGACCCGCCAGGCGTTCTGGGCGAGCTCTGCGCCTTGATCGGCATTCCGTTCGACGAAGCCATGTTGTCCTGGGAACCGGGCCCCAAGCCGGTGGATGGCGTGTGGGCTCCGCACTGGTATGCGAACGTCCATCGCTCGACTGGGTTCGAGCCGTACCGCCCCAAGCGGGAGCCCGTGCCGGATCGCCTCAAGCCGCTGCTCGACGAGTGCCAACCGTATTACGAGTCGATGTACGCCGTAGCGATCAAGGCGCGACGGGATGGCTGAACTGCCCGATCCACGCAACGAGAACATCCACGTCTTCGTCGGCGACCGGCTCGTGCCGCGCGCGGAGGCGAAGGTCTCCGTGTTCGACAGCCTGGTGCAGGGCGGCGACGGCGTCTGGGAAGGGCTGCGCGTCTACGACGGGCGCATCTTCGCGCTCGATCTGCACCTTGACCGGCTCTTTGCGTCGGCGCACGCGATGGCGTTCCGGGACGTTCCGAGCCGTGAGTTCGTCCGCGACGCCATCTTCGAGACGCTCCGCGCCAACGGGATGCGCGACGAGACGCATATCCGCCTGACGCTGAGCCGGGGCGTCAAGGTGACGTCGGGGATGGACCCGCGCCTGAACCGCGAGGGCCCCTGCCTCATCGTTCTCGCCGAGTGGAAGGCTCCCATCTACTCGTCGGCAGGCATCCGGCTCGTCACGGCGTCCGTCCGGCGGAACTCGCCGCAGACGATCGACTCGAAGATCCACCACAACAACCTGATCAACAACATCCTGGCGAAGATCGAAGCCAATGTGGCAGGCGTCGATGACGCGATCATGCTCGACCTGAACGGCTTCGTGTCGGAGACGAACGCGACCAACATCTTCGTTGTCCGTCGCGGCGTGCTGCTCACACCCCATGCCGATAGCTGCCTGCCGGGCATCACGCGCGGGATCGTCATGTCGCTCGCTCAGGACGCCAGCATCCCGGTGCGTGAGAAGAACCTGTCGCTCACCGAGGTCTACACGGCGGATGAGGTGTTCACGACGGGGACCATCGGCGAACTGTGCCCAGTCCTTGAAGTAGACGGCCGGCGAGTCGGAACCGGTGAACCGGGGCCCGTGACGAACCGTCTCCGCGCCCTTTACGCCGACCTCACTGCCCATGGAGGCGAGCCGCTGCCCTAGACGCGCGGCGCCCTCGGATCATGGGACCCGACCGAGGCCAGCCGCCGGACGATTTCTGACGAGCCCGAACGGTATCAGGTAGCGTGGCTCACCTTGACGTGGCGAACGACGCTCGATAGCATCATCACGACTCCCGATCGGAGTCCTCCAGGGAGTCGATGCAGGCGCGCCGCAAGACGGCTCGCATCAGGTATCGCCCAACCTCCGAGTGGCGCTTACCCATTGGCGCGGGAGGTCACTGATGGTGTGTGATGGGTCTCGCCTCGCCGTTGCGTTATTGTGCGTCCTGTCACTAGCCGCGCATGCCCAGGAGCAGTCGGCAGACGACGAGTTCGACGCGGCACTGAAGGCGCTCATCGACGGCGACTACTCAAGCGCATACGACCGTTATCAGGCTCTGATCGAGCTCCATCCCGCGACTCCACACGCCCGCATCGCCGCCGAGCGAGTGATCCGGCTCGAGCGGCTGGGGCTGCTGCGCACGCGCCGGCGGGGACTCGACCAGACAGGCAGGACCGAGGCGCTCGTCTTCGGCACCGCCTATGCAACATGGCTGGGGATCGGCACAACGCTTCTGATGGACACCGATGACGAGGTGAAGGCGGCAACAGCGGGCGCCATGGTCGGAGCGCCCGCCGGTCTCATCCTGACACATGCTCTGACTCGGAGCGCGAAGCTCAGCGAGGGGCAGGCGGCGCTCGTCGGGTTCGCCGGGTGGTGGGGGACATGGCAGGGGCTCGGAGCCGCCATCCTGCGAGACGATGACAACGGCAAGCAGATGATCCGCGGATCCATCGCAGGTGGGCTTGCTGGGATCACCGCGGCATCCGCCGTGACGCGCGTTACCGACCTGACGGTTGGCGAAGCTGCCTACATCAACCACGGCGGCACGTGGGCGAGCATCCTTGCGGCTCTCAGCCTGCCTCTCTTGGCGCTTGAGGGCAACGACGCACTGGCGTATGTGCTCATCGCCGGTGACTTGGGCGTTGCGGCGACGGCGTCCACAGCGCGCAGAGCCAGCATGACC
The nucleotide sequence above comes from Candidatus Poribacteria bacterium. Encoded proteins:
- a CDS encoding sulfotransferase family protein; translated protein: MGDVRRICLWSGPRNVSTAVLYAFAQRPDTRALDEPLYAHYLRVSDADHPGKADVLASMENDGERVVRDVILGPCDVPVLFMKQMAHHLVEIDRSFMRHTVNVILTRDPAEVVTSLARVLDDPTLRDTGFRMQYELIDQLRGLGQEPPVLDARELLLDPPGVLGELCALIGIPFDEAMLSWEPGPKPVDGVWAPHWYANVHRSTGFEPYRPKREPVPDRLKPLLDECQPYYESMYAVAIKARRDG
- the ilvE gene encoding branched-chain-amino-acid transaminase, with translation MAELPDPRNENIHVFVGDRLVPRAEAKVSVFDSLVQGGDGVWEGLRVYDGRIFALDLHLDRLFASAHAMAFRDVPSREFVRDAIFETLRANGMRDETHIRLTLSRGVKVTSGMDPRLNREGPCLIVLAEWKAPIYSSAGIRLVTASVRRNSPQTIDSKIHHNNLINNILAKIEANVAGVDDAIMLDLNGFVSETNATNIFVVRRGVLLTPHADSCLPGITRGIVMSLAQDASIPVREKNLSLTEVYTADEVFTTGTIGELCPVLEVDGRRVGTGEPGPVTNRLRALYADLTAHGGEPLP
- a CDS encoding PEGA domain-containing protein, producing MRTNLLVALGCALILSGCAGVTMIDSMPSGADVYVDGVRVGQTPVRYEDMAVSLTSHSVRIAKDGYKPVSEQFARQGRANMSAIVGGIFIWPVWLWALDYPASLTYELQPESGSGTPMPDRE
- a CDS encoding GNAT family N-acetyltransferase, which produces MPAREGLPSQHDVISRGTPVRHVLRPEGATPQRLQDAIALNHIVWMTGEENAEVHSLPGVTWTATGGPKPGGSILFPDLSDADAPQAFDRIVAFYRARGSQDLIGFWSLDPPKPVHTQAYLLARGFQLGWQPHWMSLDLSRFDESFTAPIGVRIESVTTEDWGNDNIPYYSRRTSRRLLTKGEHALQLGAWLDGEPVGNTVVLCTEGDRGVAGIYDCGVAEAARNRGIGKALVVRACQWVRDRGYAFATLNATADGERIYRRVGFESIGFGCTWWLNVPRLSANPPSRAVVAFGQAVGCGNVDALTSLRPSIDNALLDAPLASGMTPLDVAIACGKPESAEWLVSHGATLDIVSAWDLGWKDRVGELLRRSPDLLNRRAGQWGATPLHIAVERDDAELARLVLAAGADTTIQDIAFRSTPMGWARHLGRGDMVRLLEESA